TATGGTATAGAACAAGCAGAATGTTTAAGAGATAAGCTTAAACATATAAAATTTGATTATGTATTTTCTTCTCCGCAAGAAAGAGCAGTTGAAAAAGCAGAAATCGTAACGGGTATAAAAGCAATAACCGATAAAAGACTTGATGTTTTTGATTTAGGAGAGGCAGACGGATTAAGAAAAGACGAAGTAAAAATGGCTGGAGGTGCTCCTGATTCTAGAGCTTATAATGGAGTTGAGGATAGTAACAGCTATGTGCAAAGAATTTTTAACTTTATGCATGATCTTGAAGTGAAATATAGAAAAAGAGAGTTAAATATTTTGTTATCTGGACACAGGTGTACAACTGGCTGTATCGGTGCTTATTTTGAGGGGATTCCAGAAGACAGAAATATTTTAAAGTTTTCATCCAATAATGGAGAATATAAAGTATGTAAATTTAATCGTAACTCGTGATATAAAGGGTTATGAAATATTGTATTTTTGGGTTTAATGTTAACGTTAATGTTAATTGAATAAACTAAAACGCAAAAAGGCATCTGCTGATTCCCAGTGGATGCCTTTTTAGTATTGAGAATGCGGGGGCAGATTTTATAAATAATAATGGTAATAGTTAACCCCCTATTTTACTTTTGATTGCCATACCCTATGTTCAGCAAACAGTTTCTTTCTTATTACTTAAAAATCTTTCGCAAAATTTTAATTTTGTTCCTATACGGTGGAAATACAAACCCTAAATCTATCCTTGAGCTTTTCTTTAAAATGCTTTTACGATGTGTAAAAGTATCAAAACTATGTTTGCCATGATAGGAACCGAACCCTGCATTTCCTACTCCACCAAAGGGTAAGTGGAGATTAGCCATATGTGACATTGTATCATTGACGCATCCTCCTCCAAAAGAAATTCGTCCTAATACCTGTTTTTCAACATTTTTATTTTCAGTAAACACATACAAGGCTAACGGTTTAGGATGGTTGTTAACCATGTGAATGACCCCATCTAAATCGTTGTACTCCATAATTGGTAAAATTGGTCCGAAAATTTCTTCTTTCATAGCTGCATCATCCCATGATTTTACTTCAAGAAGTGTTGGTTCAATATATAAATGACTTCTAGATGAATTTCCACCAAATATTATATGATTTTGGTCTTTTTCTAATATAGAAATAAGTCTATCAAATTGTCTCTCATTGACAATTCGACCATAATCATTGCTTTTTGATACATCCGATCCATAAAAGCGGGTGATTATTTCTTTCATCTTCGAAATTAGTTTTACCTTAACAGATTTGTGTGCAATAACATAATCGGGTGCAATACAGGATTGCCCAGCGTTTATGAATTTTCCCCAGATAATACGTTTGGCTGCTATATCGAGGTTAGCTGTTTCATCGACAATAGCTGGTCCTTTTCCACCAAGTTCTAATGTTACTGGTACAAGATTTTTTGCCGCGGCTTCCATGACAATTTTTCCAACTTGAACGCTACCAGTAAAAAAGATATAGTCAAATGGTGCATGAATTAATAAAGAAGTTGTTTCTCTGTCTCCTTCAATTACACGAATATATTGCTTATCAAACGTTTCACTTATTATTTTGTTAATTACAGTTGAAACATTTGGTGCATTTTCTGAAGGTTTGAGAACTACACAGTTTCCTGCCGCAATTGCCCCAATAAGAGGTTCAATTAATGATTGGAATGGATAATTAAAAGGTCCAATAATTAGCACTGTACCATATGGCTCTTTTATTATGTAGCTTTTGGAAGGTAAAAAGTGAATAGGTGTTTTTACTTTTTGTGGTTTCATCCACTGTTTTAGGTATTTCATTATAAAGTTGATACTGTTTAATGTGAAACCAATTTCTGCAGCATAAGCTTCAAACTCGCTTTTGTGTAAATCTTGATATAATGCGCTCAGCACTTGATTTTCATATTGTTGAATAGAAATTTTTAATTTTTCTAACTGTTTAAGGCGGAATTGAAGACTTTTTGTATAATCATTATGGGAAAATTGTCTATGCTCTTGAATAAGTTGTTGAATATTATCAACCATTAGGAAATCCCTCCAATAGAAAGAAAATATTTAAATACTATGTATATCAATTATAGAGAGTATTTGCTCCATATATTCTATTCACTAATGCATCCGTTTGCTGAAAAAAGCTACTGTTAAACTAAGGGTGGTTATCTTAGAATTGGGTAAATTCGATAAATATTACATAGTATTTCAAAACATGCTCTTCATATTTGCTTTTATATCAAGGTTAAAACCGTTAATTTAATCAAACTTTACTTTAAAGCTACACGTGAACGTTTTTGTATTAATAATAAGAAAGAAATTATAGATAGAATATTTTATTTCAATATTCTTTAATTTTTTTATAAACACAGTAACTGCTATGATTTTTTTATTAGGAGGGGATTTGTGGTGAATATCGTACTAATACAGAAAGATGATGTTCCTTATGTTATTATGGGAAAAGATTTAAGCACTATATAATAGCGAATATCTCATATTTGTAGGAAACTATAAAACAAAAAAGAAGACTTGCTACTAAGAGCTTCTTTTTTGTTAGAATTTTAAACATTTAATCTAAATGTACCGTGCAATTATATAATTCTGGATCCCATCCGTTCTCTATTTTTATAATTTTAGTTATTGATGTATTTTTAGGAGATTCTATCATGCTCAAATGAGGTACTAATTCTTTGAGAAGCTGCTTAATGAATGAGCCATGACTAACGATTAAGATGTTTTTGTTAGGATATTTATATGTAATTTCTTCAATAAAAGGTATAGCTCTTGCTTTAACGCTATCAGCACTTTCGATTCCTAAATCAAGCTCTCTCCAATTATCTCCCCACTTCGAAATTCGTTCGTCTTCGGTTGTTCCTTCAATTTGTCCACCGCTTACTTCGCGAAGTCTAGGCTCTAAATGGATTTGTATATTTTCAATGTTTTTTTCTATTGCCTCAGCAGTTTGTTTCGCTCTTAATAAATCGCTAGAGTAGATTACATCCCACTTCTCTGTAGCTAAACGTTCTGCAAGTTTATAAGCTTCAGATAATCCAGCTTGATCAAGTGGAATATTTGAATTTCCTTGTGCTCTACCTTCTTTATTCCAATGTGTGCTGCCATGCCGGATAATACCGAGTGTAGTCATATGAAAACCTCCAAACTATAGTTTTTAGAAAAATAAAAATCATTCCGTTATTATATGACAATTCAGGAAATAAAAAAAGGAAATTTTATATTTTCTATACAAAAGTTTTAAGAATATTGTTATGCAAACAGATGAATTAGGAGATTTAAAGATAAATGCAAGTAGGATTCTTGTATAGAAATAAAGAACCTTTAATGTATTAGTTGAAAAGGAGGTAAAGTGATGGAGGTTACGATTCGTGCAGTAGAAATACAAGATGCTAGAGCAATTCATCGTATATGCATACAAAATGATGTTTTACCATATATGGTTTTCTTGCCTAGTATGCGAGTGGATGCGATGGAAAATAGGATTCGAAATCTAGCGCCGAATCAATTTGAATTTGTTGCTGAGTATGATGGAAAAGTCGTTGGGTTTATTGGTTTAACGCAAGGGCAAGGACGAAGGTCACATTCGGGAGATTTATTTATCGGTGTAGATAGTGAATATCATAATAAAGGCATTGGGAAAGGTTTGATGACGAAAATGCTGGATCTTACAGATAATTGGTTAATGCTAGAGAGAGTAGAACTTGGTGTTTTGGAAATAAACCCTGGTGCAAAAGTACTATATGAAAAATTTGGATTTAGGGAAGAAGGTATAAAAAGGGGGAATCTAAAAGNNNNNNNNNNNNNNNNNNNNNNNNNNNNNNNNNNNNNNNNNNNNNNNNNNNNNNNNNNNNNNNNNNNNNNNNNNNNNNNNNNNNNNNNNNNNNNNNNNNNCGTTTTATGGATACACTTTTTTAGCTTGATGGCGATGTGGTGGGCCCCCAATTAGATTTGACAAGAATAGGAAAAGGATATAAAATTCAATTAATTGAACGTTCAATCAAAAAAATGAATGTTCAATTAAAAATAGTGAACAATTTATAAGGTGGTGATTCTTATGGAAGACAGGCAATCTTTTATAACAGAAGCAAGAAGAGAACAAATAATTAAGGCCGCTGTTGAAGTTTTAAGAGAAGTTGGGTATGTAAGTACAAGTTTGTCGAAAATAGCAAAAAAAGCAAACATAAGTACAGGGTTAATTTCTTATCACTTTTCTGGTAAAGAAGATTTGATGAACAATACTTTAATGTATTTAGTTGAACAAGAATGGTTATTTATTAATGCAAGAGTTAGTCAAAAACAAGCATCTACAGAAAAATTAAAAGCATTTATCGAAGCAAGTTTAGCTTATCAGGTTATAAACCGAACAAATAATATCGCTTTAATTGAAATAGTTTTTAATGCACGAACACCAGATCATATTCCTTATTATTTACTAGAAGACGATGAAGAAGATTTAATAAAGGGTTTATTACAAGAAATTCTCTTACAGGGGCAGGAATCAAAAGAATTTGGAGATTTTAATATTCAAGTGACCGCAACAATTATTCAAGGTTCGATATCAGAATCTTTGATATCGAACCAAAGTAAAATGAGTTTAGAAAATTATAGTGAAGAATTGATAAAAAGCATATTGAAAATAGTTAAATAATGAAAACAAAAAATCATTTATATATAAGTTAATAAAATGACATAAAAACCCCTTTCTTTTTAGGGGAGGACGAGAGCAGCTGGCCGTTCAGAGAAGCGGTCAGGGCCTTTTCCTGACACATGCGAGGTTTAAAACAAAGAGAGTAAACCAGTAGCGGCCATGTTGTATTCTGCATATCTGCGACTTATATGTCGATATATAATTCCAAAATATTGTTTATAACTAATTTAATAGAGAGGATAGAGATTATGATAGAAAGCGAAACATTTCTTGGACATAGTAAGCCCCAAAAAGTAATTATTGTTTTAGTACCCATGATATTAGGTGGTTTGATTGGTTGGTTTGTTCCCATCATTGCCAATTGGATACTAAAACTTCCAGTAGTTCCAATGGAGAAGTTGATTTTACTCATTACATTCTTTAACAGCTTATGGGTTTCAAGTATTGCCACCGTTATTGGAACAATAGCAGGTTTATTATTGGGTTTTATTATTTTAAATGAGAGTATCGAAGTCACAATTTCCTACAATAATTTGCAACTAAAATTTGGAGAAAAAATAATTATCATTGATAAAAAGGACATTTTAGCAATCTATATAGAAAATAAGCATTTAATTATCCTTGGGCAAAAGAGTAATGAATTATATAGAGAAGTTATTGAAGTGAAGAAGGATACTGTACGAGAAGCTTTTAATAAGCATCAATATTCATGGAATGAAACTGATCCATTTGGTAGCGAATATGAGCGATGGGCTTTAGGACATACTGATTTTCCCGAAAAAATTAATGTATTACTTTATGCTAGAGACCGTGCATTGAAAGAAAAGAAAAAGGCAGATGCTAAATATCTACGAGAAGATTTAGCTCAGTTAGGAGCTGTCATTAGAGATGAAAAAAATGGTCAGTACGTGAGACTTGCCCAAAATGCTAATTTTGATGTTTAGCATTTAACTCGATTTAGGTAAGACTATTTTCTATACTCCTTATCAATTTGAGTAGTAATTGTGCGCTATTTTTAATCGAACTTTATTTCAAAGTAGCTGATCTTCCATGGTAATAGATAAAGGAGGTGGGTTTACCGTCTTCTTTTTTTGCAATTTGTTACTGTGTAAATAATCCTTAGCGTGGCTATTCTCCGAAATGCTGGCGATGCCTCATGTCCATCAAGCTAAGGATTTGGAACCACCCAAAAATGAAAATTTTACCTTTTTACAGTTATTTATAGAATTCGGCTCATTTTTTTCGTTTTTGGGGGACAATTAATTTCTTAAGTTGATGGGCATGGGGTCCCGCCAACCAAATGACATAAAACCTACGTTAAGACAATTTTTGGAATAAAAAACTACCTTTTCTTACACTAAGCAATTTTTCACTTATAAAAAGCCGATTTCCTATGAAGTGCACCCCGATTGTTAGACACAGTCTAACAATCGGAGGTGCACTTCATGGAGAGCGGCTTTTTAACTTACCATTTATTAAAAATTATACTAATTAAAGTTGTAAAGGTAATTCTTCTAATGACCTCATTAGATAGCTTTCTTTCCATTTCACTTGCTCTCTTTCACCTTGAATCTGTAAATTTGGCATACGGCGTAATAATGTAGAAATTGCGATTTTTGATTCTAAACGAGCAAGTGATGCTCCAAGACAAAAGTGACTACCATAACCAAATGCAATATGACGATTATTTTTTCTTGTAACATCAAAAACATCAGCGTTTGAAAAAATTTTTTCATCACGGTTAGAAGATGCTAGTGAAATAATAATCCTATCTTTTGATTGAATATCTTGGCCATGCATTGTAAACGGTTCTGCTGTCCAACGTATAGTAGTTAATTCAACGGGGCTGTAAAATCGTAACGCTTCTTCAATAGCTGAATCGATTAAATCAGGGTTTTGAAGAAGCTTTTGTAATTGAACTGGATGCTCTAACAATGCTAGTGTCATATTGGCAATTAGGTTTACAGTTGTTTCATGTCCAGCAACAATAAGCAACGTAATTGTCGAGTATAACTCTGATGCATTTAATTTTATTCCTTCACTTTCCGCTTGTATTAGTGCACTGATTAAATCGTCTGTAGGATTTTTTCTTTTTTTATAAACTAAATACTGTATATATTCAGCGAATTCTTCTAATTTTTGATTATTTTTTTGAACATCTTCTAGTCGAAGTGGAGTATCAATGATCGCCTGTGACCAAATTCTAAATTTATGCTGATCTTCAAGAGGAATTCCTAACATTTCACTAATTACCATAATGGGTAAGGGAAAGGCATAATCGTTTACAAGATTTATTGAATGAGTGTGTTCAACTTTATTTAATAGAGCATCAGCGATATGTTGAATTCGACATTCAAGTTGCAAAATCATCTGAGGAGTAAATGCTTTTTGAACAAGTGACCGTAGACGGTGATGGTCGGGGGGATCTGAGTTTAACATATGATTTCTTAAAAGCTCCCTATTTTCTAGCGAAAAAGGAACTTTAACGTCCTCTTTTTTACTAAATACATTCTCAAAATTTTTCATTAATCTTGCATCTTTTAATAAAGCCATAGCATCTTCATATCTCGTAATAAGCCACCCTTGTCCTTGTTCGCATAGAGATAAAGGATAAACAGGTTGAAAGGCACGTAGTTCTTTGTAAATATCGTATGCTTTCTGTTTAAACATTGGAGAAGCTAATTGTGTTTCTGCCAAGAGACTAAAATTTAGTTCGTTTTTTGAAATCATCAATATAACCTCCATTTTTACAGACTTATTGGGTAACTCAACTCTTAATTTGCATTATAACCCATTTAAATTCAATAACGTAAAGAATATTCAGATAAAATATTACTTTACTTGGTAAAATAAATAGAAAAATTCTGAGATATTTACCTCGTTTAGTCATTTGAATATCACTTATAAGGGGTCCCGCCCCCATCACCATCAAGCTAAGAAAAACAAATACCCCAAAACGAAAATTTTCTTCGTTTTGAGGAACTATCAACTTAAGATAAGTGTATTTATCCAAAACAAGTAAAAAGAAAAATTTATACAGCTAGGATCTTAATAACATCTTTCATAATGAAAGATGTTATTTTCTATCTTCATATGTTGTTTTACGACATATGTCGTGTTACGATATGTTTTAGGAGGTGAAAAAATGGACAAAGAAATGATGAAGGGAAGCATTGATATACTTGTACTCTCTATAATTTCTCACCATGATACTTACGGTTATGAAATCATTCAAAAACTTAAAGTACAAAGCAATGACGTTTACCATATGAGTCAAGGCACACTATATCCAGCACTCAAACGAATGGAGCAAAAAAATTTGATTGAATCATACTGGGGAGAATCAGAAAGTGGAATGAAAAGGAAATTTTACCGTATTACTAAGGCTGGAAAGCAGGAACTAGAGAAGAAGCTGGATTATTGGGGACAAATCACTGCACTTATTCAAGCTTGTCGGAAAGGAGAATTCGCATGAAAGAGTTTGAAAATTACATAGAATGTATTGTAAAAAAGACTAATCTAGATAGGTCAGCCCGTGAGGAACTAGCTATAGAATTACTTGATCATCTTATTAGTTTAAAGGAAGAGTATGTTAAACAAGGAATGTCTATAGAGCAAGCAAAACAATTGGCGATACAACATTTTGGAGAACCAGATTCTATTGGAGGGGAGCTTCAAAAATCTATTTTTCCATATGAAAAATTCATAAAGCGTTCTGCATGGTCTCTATTTGTTCCTTATATATTATTCTTTATTTGGTATCAGTACTTAGGAAATAGCGTTGGTCGTGAGTGGTTTCTTAGGATTATTGAGCAATTTTCAAGAAATCATGATGTAATGTGGTTGCTTCGCACTTTTATTGATATTACACCTTTCTATACCCTTTTTCTATATAACATACCTGGTTATTGGATAGCTCATGCAGTTAAACCAATTATCTTATTGATTCCATTGGGATTTTTAATTCCTATTCTATTTCATAGGTTCCGCTCTTCTAAAGCAGCTTTTATGCTCTTTGTTAAATTAACTTTAAGCATTGAGTTGTTGTATATTGTCATGTTAGTAGGTACTTTTGACACTACTAGTATTATTTTTCATTTGGTTGGCCTCTTAGTTGGGTTTATGGGATGGAAATTACTACAGAAACTGCAGATTAAAAAATTCCTTACACCATCTAATATGAACTATGTGAAGTGAAAATTTTATTGTGATTAATTCATAGAGGATCTTGGAACCAAATAAAAAATGTACAAGAATCTAAAAATGTTTTGTCTTTATTATTCAGGTAGCAATTTAGACTATTCCTTATATGTAAAAAAACGCTATTCTTTTGTTAACCACATACACGAAAGGATGGCGTTTTTGTATGAATTTATCGATTTTAGATGAACTAGAATTGTTTTCTAAAGAATTACAACGATATATGTCACCACATGTTTTAGAACAGTTAGCTAGAGAGATAGGATTTGTTCAAAGAAAAAGTAAATACCGTGCTCAAGATTTAGTGGCTCTATGTGTTTGGTTAAGCCAAAATATAGCTCATACTTCATTGACACAATTATGTAGTCGCTTAGAAACGAATACAGGTATTTCTATGAGTCCAGAAGGACTCAATCAACGATTTAATTCTCAGGCTGTGCAGTTTTTACAACAAATATTAACCTATTTACTCCACCAACAACTCTGTACATCTAGTAAGATTTCAACTTTATATACAAACCATTTTCGCAGTATTCGTGTATTGGATTCTACACATTTTCAGATTCCAGATAAATTTGCTTCTACATATCAAGGTTCAGGAGGTAGTGGTCATAGTGCTGGTGTGAAAATTCAACTAGAGTACGATTTACTTAGTGGTCAGTTTTTACATGTTCATGTAGGGTCTGGAAAGCACAATGATAAAAATTATGGTTCTACTTGCTTAACGTCTCTTCAACCGCACGATGTATGTATACGTGATTTAGGATATTTTGATTTGAAAGATCTGCATACGATAGACGAGTGTGGTGCTTATTTTATTTCTCGATTAAAGCTCAATACTCGTATATATCAGAAGAATAGAGAGCCTGAATACTTTCAAAATGGAACAATAAAAAAACACTCTGAGTACGTCCAACTAGATATGGAGCAATTTATTGACCAATTACAGTCTGGTGAAACATATGAGATTCCTGAGATTTATATTGGAATGTATCAAAAACTTCCTGCAAGACTTATTCTGTATAAATTAACTGAAACGCAAATGAAACGTAGACAAAAGGACTTAGCATCTAAAGAGCACAAGAAGCAAATCACCTATAAAGAACGCAGTAAGCGACTTAGTGCAATCAACTTCTACATTACGAATATCCCTTCGGAATACCTACCAAGGGAACAAGTATACGATTTTTACTCCTTACGATGGCAAATTGAATTGATATTTAAAACATGGAAATCATTTTTTCGTATTCATCATTGTAATTCTGTAAAATTAGAACGGTTAGAATGTCATTTATATGGACAATTAATTAGTATCCTTCTTTGTTCCTCCACCATGTTTCAAATG
This sequence is a window from Bacillus pseudomycoides DSM 12442. Protein-coding genes within it:
- a CDS encoding cytochrome P450 family protein; translation: MISKNELNFSLLAETQLASPMFKQKAYDIYKELRAFQPVYPLSLCEQGQGWLITRYEDAMALLKDARLMKNFENVFSKKEDVKVPFSLENRELLRNHMLNSDPPDHHRLRSLVQKAFTPQMILQLECRIQHIADALLNKVEHTHSINLVNDYAFPLPIMVISEMLGIPLEDQHKFRIWSQAIIDTPLRLEDVQKNNQKLEEFAEYIQYLVYKKRKNPTDDLISALIQAESEGIKLNASELYSTITLLIVAGHETTVNLIANMTLALLEHPVQLQKLLQNPDLIDSAIEEALRFYSPVELTTIRWTAEPFTMHGQDIQSKDRIIISLASSNRDEKIFSNADVFDVTRKNNRHIAFGYGSHFCLGASLARLESKIAISTLLRRMPNLQIQGEREQVKWKESYLMRSLEELPLQL
- a CDS encoding TetR/AcrR family transcriptional regulator, encoding MEDRQSFITEARREQIIKAAVEVLREVGYVSTSLSKIAKKANISTGLISYHFSGKEDLMNNTLMYLVEQEWLFINARVSQKQASTEKLKAFIEASLAYQVINRTNNIALIEIVFNARTPDHIPYYLLEDDEEDLIKGLLQEILLQGQESKEFGDFNIQVTATIIQGSISESLISNQSKMSLENYSEELIKSILKIVK
- a CDS encoding IS4 family transposase, translated to MNLSILDELELFSKELQRYMSPHVLEQLAREIGFVQRKSKYRAQDLVALCVWLSQNIAHTSLTQLCSRLETNTGISMSPEGLNQRFNSQAVQFLQQILTYLLHQQLCTSSKISTLYTNHFRSIRVLDSTHFQIPDKFASTYQGSGGSGHSAGVKIQLEYDLLSGQFLHVHVGSGKHNDKNYGSTCLTSLQPHDVCIRDLGYFDLKDLHTIDECGAYFISRLKLNTRIYQKNREPEYFQNGTIKKHSEYVQLDMEQFIDQLQSGETYEIPEIYIGMYQKLPARLILYKLTETQMKRRQKDLASKEHKKQITYKERSKRLSAINFYITNIPSEYLPREQVYDFYSLRWQIELIFKTWKSFFRIHHCNSVKLERLECHLYGQLISILLCSSTMFQMRQLLLTKKKRELSEYKAVYIIKDYFLLLYQALQKDTQELSKILLRLFNFLQKNGRKSHRYEKKTVFDILGVIYTCFVTHNHVA
- a CDS encoding histidine phosphatase family protein; translated protein: MIYVIRHGQTDLNKEGRLQGRLGLPLNEYGIEQAECLRDKLKHIKFDYVFSSPQERAVEKAEIVTGIKAITDKRLDVFDLGEADGLRKDEVKMAGGAPDSRAYNGVEDSNSYVQRIFNFMHDLEVKYRKRELNILLSGHRCTTGCIGAYFEGIPEDRNILKFSSNNGEYKVCKFNRNS
- a CDS encoding VanZ family protein; this translates as MKEFENYIECIVKKTNLDRSAREELAIELLDHLISLKEEYVKQGMSIEQAKQLAIQHFGEPDSIGGELQKSIFPYEKFIKRSAWSLFVPYILFFIWYQYLGNSVGREWFLRIIEQFSRNHDVMWLLRTFIDITPFYTLFLYNIPGYWIAHAVKPIILLIPLGFLIPILFHRFRSSKAAFMLFVKLTLSIELLYIVMLVGTFDTTSIIFHLVGLLVGFMGWKLLQKLQIKKFLTPSNMNYVK
- a CDS encoding aldehyde dehydrogenase, whose translation is MVDNIQQLIQEHRQFSHNDYTKSLQFRLKQLEKLKISIQQYENQVLSALYQDLHKSEFEAYAAEIGFTLNSINFIMKYLKQWMKPQKVKTPIHFLPSKSYIIKEPYGTVLIIGPFNYPFQSLIEPLIGAIAAGNCVVLKPSENAPNVSTVINKIISETFDKQYIRVIEGDRETTSLLIHAPFDYIFFTGSVQVGKIVMEAAAKNLVPVTLELGGKGPAIVDETANLDIAAKRIIWGKFINAGQSCIAPDYVIAHKSVKVKLISKMKEIITRFYGSDVSKSNDYGRIVNERQFDRLISILEKDQNHIIFGGNSSRSHLYIEPTLLEVKSWDDAAMKEEIFGPILPIMEYNDLDGVIHMVNNHPKPLALYVFTENKNVEKQVLGRISFGGGCVNDTMSHMANLHLPFGGVGNAGFGSYHGKHSFDTFTHRKSILKKSSRIDLGFVFPPYRNKIKILRKIFK
- a CDS encoding histidine phosphatase family protein encodes the protein MTTLGIIRHGSTHWNKEGRAQGNSNIPLDQAGLSEAYKLAERLATEKWDVIYSSDLLRAKQTAEAIEKNIENIQIHLEPRLREVSGGQIEGTTEDERISKWGDNWRELDLGIESADSVKARAIPFIEEITYKYPNKNILIVSHGSFIKQLLKELVPHLSMIESPKNTSITKIIKIENGWDPELYNCTVHLD
- a CDS encoding PadR family transcriptional regulator, coding for MDKEMMKGSIDILVLSIISHHDTYGYEIIQKLKVQSNDVYHMSQGTLYPALKRMEQKNLIESYWGESESGMKRKFYRITKAGKQELEKKLDYWGQITALIQACRKGEFA
- a CDS encoding GNAT family N-acetyltransferase; amino-acid sequence: MEVTIRAVEIQDARAIHRICIQNDVLPYMVFLPSMRVDAMENRIRNLAPNQFEFVAEYDGKVVGFIGLTQGQGRRSHSGDLFIGVDSEYHNKGIGKGLMTKMLDLTDNWLMLERVELGVLEINPGAKVLYEKFGFREEGIKRGNLK
- a CDS encoding YqeB family protein gives rise to the protein MIESETFLGHSKPQKVIIVLVPMILGGLIGWFVPIIANWILKLPVVPMEKLILLITFFNSLWVSSIATVIGTIAGLLLGFIILNESIEVTISYNNLQLKFGEKIIIIDKKDILAIYIENKHLIILGQKSNELYREVIEVKKDTVREAFNKHQYSWNETDPFGSEYERWALGHTDFPEKINVLLYARDRALKEKKKADAKYLREDLAQLGAVIRDEKNGQYVRLAQNANFDV